The DNA window CGTGGGCGTGGGCATCGCCGCACGCCACGTCTACGTGCAGATGCTGCCGCCGGAGATGGGTGCAACCTGTGGCCCGCCGCTGGCCTTCCTGCGCGAAACCATGGGGCCGCTGGAAGTGTTCCGTACCGTGCTGACCGGCACCGGCAACTGCGGCAACATCGACTGGACCTTCCTCGGTCTGACCATGCCGATGTGGTCGGGCGTGTGGTTCGTGCTGCTGGCGCTGTGGGCGCTGGTTGTGTCGCTGCGCAAGGTCAAGCGCTGATCCAGCCTGGAGCCACGCATGGCGTGGCTCTACTGCATATCGGCAGCCACGCATGGCGTGGCTCTACTGCATATCGGCAGCCACGCATGGCGTGGCTCTACTGCATATCGGCAGCCACGCATGGCGTGGCTCTACTGGGTTCCGGTAGCAACCCTGAGGGCGGTGCAGTCCCCTGCAATGCCGGCCAGCGGCCGGCACTACCTCAGAAATCCTGCTGCAGGCTCAGATAGGCGCCGCGACGCGGCCCCCATTGCGGCGCGAACACGCCGATGCCGCCGCCATCGCGCAGCTGGTAGCTGCGGTCCAGCGTGTTGAGCACGGCCAGCTGCACATGCAGCGGATGGCCGCTGTCGGCGTTGAAGTCATGCGCGGCGCTGAGATTGACCTGCAGGTACGACGGCAGCTCGCCGCCATTGGGCACGCCCTCGATGTCCGAACGCAGGCCGCTGCCGTACACGTAGTTCGCGCCCACCCGGTTATGGCCAGCGAACGCGTAGCTGACGCCGCCGGAAGAGGTCAGCTTCTGGTCGTGGTCCAGATGGATCCAGTTCTGCTGCACGTAGGCCAATGCATCCGGATCGAGGTTGTACTGGCTGGTGATGACCTGGGTGCCCATCGCCTTGTTGTAGGCGGCGTTGAAGTACGCACTGATCGGCCCGTTGCTGTAGTCGGCGCTGAACTCCAGGCCGTGGATGTGGCCGCGCCGATAGTTGAAGGTGGAATAGATGTAGGCGGCGCCGAACTGGCCTTCGTCCTGCAGGCGCGAGACGCGGCGGTCGTAGGCATCCAGGCCGAGGGTGAGGTGCTCGCCGACCTGCTGTGACACGCCGATGTCGTAGTAGTCACTGCGCTCGGACAACGGCGTGTTGCTGCCACCGGCGGGTTGCTGGTTGCTGGTGCCGTCGAACAGGGCCAGATCGCTGCCGGCAACCAGTTCGCTGGCGGGCGGGGTGAAGTAGCGCGAGTAGCCGGCATGCACCGTGGTGCTGTCGCTGGCATTCCAGACCACGCCCAGGCGCGGGC is part of the Stenotrophomonas lactitubi genome and encodes:
- a CDS encoding disulfide bond formation protein B; translation: MNPLRWPFRAQFLLGFLICAGLLGYAIFLQLKMGLEPCPLCIFQRLAFVALGLLFLIGALHGPSNRPGRATYGILAFIAAAVGVGIAARHVYVQMLPPEMGATCGPPLAFLRETMGPLEVFRTVLTGTGNCGNIDWTFLGLTMPMWSGVWFVLLALWALVVSLRKVKR